In Comamonadaceae bacterium OS-1, a single window of DNA contains:
- the hemH gene encoding ferrochelatase: MSLLASPFKPEPPFNHAQTARTGVLYCNLGTPDAATAAAVRPYLRQFLSDHRVIEIPKVIWNVILHGIILRTRPKQSAAKYASIWTPQGSPLRTGTAQQATLLQGWLGERGHRVQVDYAMRYGSPSIAEQLDKFKANGVTRVLIVPAYPQYSATSTASVFDAVYDWARQTRNIPELRFVNRYHDDPGYIAALARRIRSHWQQHGRPDQLVMSFHGVPARTLALGDPYHCECQKTARLLANALDLTKEQYKLTFQSRLGRAKWLEPYTEPSLIAMGKAGVQRVDVVCPGFTSDCLETLEEIAMEGKAAFLNAGGKEFHYIPCLNGEPDWITALSTLVQTHLQGWPTQAAPDAQALADTQARAKALGAVQ; the protein is encoded by the coding sequence ATGTCCCTACTCGCATCGCCCTTCAAGCCAGAACCCCCTTTCAACCACGCCCAGACCGCCCGCACCGGCGTGCTGTACTGCAACCTGGGCACGCCCGACGCAGCCACGGCAGCGGCGGTGCGCCCTTACCTGAGGCAATTCTTAAGCGACCACCGCGTCATCGAAATCCCCAAAGTCATCTGGAATGTGATCCTGCACGGCATCATTTTGCGCACCCGCCCCAAACAGTCGGCCGCCAAATACGCCAGCATCTGGACACCGCAGGGCTCGCCGCTGCGCACCGGCACGGCCCAGCAGGCCACCCTGCTCCAAGGCTGGCTGGGCGAGCGCGGCCACCGGGTGCAGGTGGACTACGCCATGCGCTACGGCAGCCCGTCCATCGCCGAGCAACTCGACAAGTTCAAGGCCAATGGCGTGACCCGCGTGCTCATCGTGCCTGCCTACCCGCAGTATTCGGCCACCAGCACCGCCAGCGTGTTCGACGCGGTGTACGACTGGGCGCGCCAGACCCGCAACATCCCCGAGCTGCGCTTCGTCAACCGCTACCATGACGACCCCGGCTACATCGCCGCCCTGGCGCGCCGCATCCGCAGCCACTGGCAGCAGCACGGCCGGCCCGACCAGCTGGTGATGAGCTTCCACGGCGTGCCCGCGCGCACTCTGGCGCTGGGCGACCCCTACCACTGCGAATGCCAAAAAACCGCCCGCCTGCTGGCCAACGCACTCGACCTGACCAAAGAGCAGTACAAACTCACCTTCCAGTCCCGCCTGGGCCGCGCCAAATGGCTGGAGCCCTACACCGAGCCCAGCCTGATTGCCATGGGCAAAGCCGGAGTCCAACGCGTGGACGTGGTCTGCCCCGGCTTCACCAGCGACTGCCTGGAGACGCTGGAAGAGATTGCCATGGAAGGCAAAGCCGCGTTCCTGAACGCGGGCGGCAAGGAATTCCACTACATCCCCTGCCTGAACGGCGAACCGGACTGGATCACCGCCTTGAGCACCCTCGTGCAAACCCATCTGCAAGGCTGGCCCACGCAGGCCGCGCCGGATGCCCAGGCCCTGGCGGATACCCAAGCGCGCGCCAAGGCGCTGGGAGCCGTGCAATGA
- the hpnE gene encoding hydroxysqualene dehydroxylase: MKIAVIGAGWAGLAAAVTATQAGHHATVFEASRAVGGRARAILGTELDNGQHILIGAYTDTLRLMRTVGVDPDQALLRLPLTLLFPNGDGLRLPTLPAPFDALVGILQARGWGWRDKASLLRTALDWQLARFQCSPQQSVADLCAGLTPRVVDELVEPLCVAALNTPAHRSSGQVFLRVIQDSLFGAPGGSNLLLPKVDLSALFPSPAVRWLESHGATVTLGHRVLKVEPQDTQWQVDGAVFDQVLLACPPWDAARLVESSGVAADVWLAQAHALQFESIATVYATSPTPLYRLSQPMLSLRGGPAQFVFDRGQLGGTAGLLALVASASQGDRQTLEDAVIAQGRAQLGLPDLQPLRTVVEKRATFACTPGLQRPAQHIAPGLAACGDYVDGPYPATLEGAVRSGMAALLSIQ; the protein is encoded by the coding sequence ATGAAGATTGCGGTGATCGGCGCAGGCTGGGCCGGACTGGCAGCCGCCGTCACCGCCACCCAGGCCGGGCACCATGCTACGGTTTTTGAAGCATCCCGTGCCGTTGGGGGGCGCGCCAGGGCCATTTTGGGCACCGAACTCGACAACGGCCAGCACATTCTGATCGGGGCCTATACCGACACGCTGCGGCTGATGCGCACCGTGGGTGTAGACCCCGACCAAGCCCTGCTGCGCCTGCCGCTGACCCTGCTGTTCCCCAACGGCGACGGCCTGCGTCTGCCCACCCTGCCCGCGCCTTTCGATGCCTTGGTCGGCATTCTGCAAGCCCGTGGTTGGGGCTGGCGTGACAAAGCCAGCCTGCTGCGCACGGCGCTGGACTGGCAACTGGCGCGCTTCCAATGCAGCCCCCAGCAATCCGTGGCCGACCTGTGCGCCGGGCTCACGCCGCGGGTGGTGGATGAACTGGTAGAGCCCCTGTGCGTGGCGGCGCTAAACACACCCGCCCACCGCTCCAGCGGCCAGGTGTTTTTGCGGGTGATCCAGGATTCGCTGTTCGGAGCCCCCGGCGGTTCGAACCTGTTGCTGCCCAAAGTGGACTTGAGCGCCCTCTTTCCCAGCCCCGCCGTACGCTGGCTGGAATCCCACGGGGCCACCGTCACGCTGGGCCACCGGGTGCTGAAGGTGGAACCCCAGGACACGCAATGGCAAGTCGATGGTGCCGTGTTCGACCAGGTGCTGCTCGCCTGCCCGCCATGGGATGCCGCCCGCCTGGTGGAAAGTAGCGGCGTGGCGGCAGACGTGTGGCTGGCGCAGGCCCACGCCCTGCAATTCGAGTCCATCGCCACCGTCTACGCCACCAGCCCTACCCCGCTTTACCGGCTTTCCCAGCCCATGCTCTCGCTACGCGGTGGCCCTGCGCAATTCGTCTTCGACCGGGGCCAGCTCGGCGGCACGGCGGGCCTGCTGGCGTTGGTGGCCAGCGCCAGCCAGGGCGACCGGCAAACGTTGGAGGATGCGGTCATCGCCCAGGGCCGCGCCCAGTTGGGCCTGCCCGATCTGCAGCCTCTGCGCACCGTGGTGGAAAAACGCGCTACCTTCGCCTGCACGCCCGGCCTGCAGCGGCCCGCTCAGCACATCGCGCCCGGCCTGGCGGCCTGCGGCGACTATGTGGACGGGCCGTACCCGGCCACGCTCGAAGGCGCGGTGCGCAGCGGCATGGCGGCATTGCTATCTATTCAGTAG
- the yigB gene encoding 5-amino-6-(5-phospho-D-ribitylamino)uracil phosphatase YigB, which yields MLHLAPIQAISLDLDDTLWPVWPAIERAEATLLQWLGDHAPATAARYPTTLALRAVREELETQRPDLRHDLSTLRRESIRLALRHAGEDPALAEPAFETFFAARQRVDFYPDALPALARLAARYPLVALSNGNADVHRVGIGHLFHAAVSAREFGVAKPDPRIFHAAASAAQVAPHQVLHVGDDPLMDVVGGVNAGMQTVWVNRGDHTWDHPVQPHLHVVELGALCQVLGI from the coding sequence ATGCTGCACCTCGCCCCCATCCAAGCCATATCCCTCGACCTGGACGACACCCTGTGGCCCGTCTGGCCCGCCATTGAGCGGGCCGAGGCCACTTTGTTGCAGTGGCTGGGCGACCACGCTCCAGCTACCGCTGCGCGCTACCCCACCACGCTGGCGCTGCGTGCCGTGCGTGAAGAACTGGAGACCCAGCGGCCCGATCTGCGCCACGACCTGAGCACCCTGCGCCGTGAATCCATCCGCCTGGCGCTGCGCCACGCGGGCGAAGACCCGGCCCTGGCCGAGCCCGCGTTCGAGACCTTTTTTGCCGCCCGCCAGCGGGTGGATTTCTACCCGGATGCCTTGCCCGCGCTGGCCCGGCTGGCGGCGCGCTACCCGCTGGTGGCCTTGAGCAACGGCAACGCCGATGTGCACCGCGTCGGTATCGGCCACCTGTTCCACGCCGCGGTCAGCGCCCGCGAATTCGGCGTGGCCAAGCCCGACCCGCGCATCTTCCACGCCGCCGCCAGCGCCGCCCAGGTCGCTCCGCACCAGGTGCTGCACGTGGGCGACGACCCGCTGATGGACGTGGTGGGCGGTGTCAACGCCGGCATGCAGACCGTGTGGGTGAACCGCGGCGACCACACCTGGGACCACCCGGTCCAGCCACATCTGCATGTGGTGGAGCTGGGCGCGCTGTGCCAAGTGCTGGGAATTTGA
- the gabR_1 gene encoding HTH-type transcriptional regulatory protein GabR encodes MMTPHALFDTPLDKDSAAAPLQRQLHHRLKTAILDNRLAPGSRLPASRGLAEVLSISRNTVTAAYEHLAAEGYVQQDRQGTRVAALSGSRPARPRVAREPTAPPVTARRLAQIRPTVPPSATGNALRPGIPALSHFPLAAWRRACDQAIRRAGPSALGYGDPLGEPALRTAIARHLAVARGVRCAPEQIVITEGAQEALALCVRLLSNSGDTAWVEDPGYRGAKVAMQGGDLRIVPLRVDADGLLATEADWARQPPRLVYTTPSHQYPVGAVLTVARRLALIAQARAQGAWILEDDYDSEFRHAGEPIGAMQGLVAQAPVLYLGTFSKTMFPSLRLGFLVLPEALLEPTRTPLQEMLRGGHRFEQLALAEFIASGQFSRHLGRMRRLYRDRQQALREALTQHLGVPHRIEGGHCGLHLTVRLPSEYPDAAIAQAAQRYGIAPTPLSGFALQPQPQDNGLVLGYGNTSAELFAPLVQRLGALARELRV; translated from the coding sequence ATGATGACCCCCCACGCCTTGTTTGACACTCCGCTGGACAAAGACAGCGCCGCCGCGCCCCTGCAGCGCCAGCTGCACCACCGCCTGAAAACCGCCATTCTGGACAACCGCCTGGCCCCCGGCAGCCGCCTGCCCGCCTCGCGCGGCTTGGCCGAAGTGCTGTCCATCTCGCGCAACACCGTCACCGCCGCTTACGAGCATCTGGCGGCCGAGGGCTATGTGCAGCAAGACCGCCAGGGCACGCGGGTGGCGGCCTTGTCTGGCAGCCGCCCGGCCCGGCCCCGCGTGGCGCGGGAGCCCACCGCGCCCCCGGTCACGGCACGGCGGCTGGCGCAGATCCGCCCCACCGTGCCGCCCAGCGCCACCGGCAACGCCTTGCGGCCCGGCATCCCGGCCTTGTCGCACTTTCCGCTGGCCGCCTGGCGGCGCGCCTGCGACCAGGCCATCCGCCGCGCCGGGCCCAGCGCCCTGGGCTACGGCGACCCGCTGGGTGAGCCTGCACTGCGCACCGCCATCGCCCGGCACCTGGCCGTGGCCCGTGGTGTGCGCTGCGCGCCGGAGCAAATCGTGATCACCGAAGGCGCGCAAGAAGCCTTGGCCCTGTGTGTGCGCCTGCTGTCCAACTCCGGCGACACCGCCTGGGTGGAAGACCCCGGCTACCGCGGTGCCAAGGTGGCGATGCAGGGCGGCGACCTGCGCATCGTGCCGCTGCGGGTGGATGCCGACGGCCTGCTCGCCACCGAGGCCGACTGGGCCCGCCAGCCGCCGCGCCTGGTCTACACCACGCCCTCGCACCAGTACCCGGTGGGGGCCGTGCTGACGGTGGCGCGCCGCCTGGCCCTGATCGCCCAGGCCCGCGCCCAGGGGGCCTGGATCCTGGAGGACGACTACGACAGCGAATTCCGCCACGCGGGCGAGCCCATCGGCGCGATGCAGGGCCTGGTGGCGCAGGCCCCGGTGCTGTACCTGGGCACCTTCAGCAAAACCATGTTTCCGTCCCTGCGCCTGGGTTTTCTGGTGCTGCCCGAGGCCCTGCTGGAGCCCACCCGCACCCCGCTGCAGGAGATGCTGCGCGGCGGCCACCGCTTTGAGCAGCTGGCCCTGGCCGAGTTCATCGCAAGCGGCCAGTTCAGCCGCCACCTGGGCCGCATGCGCCGCCTCTACCGCGACCGCCAGCAGGCCCTGCGCGAGGCCCTGACCCAGCACCTGGGCGTGCCCCACCGCATCGAAGGCGGCCACTGCGGCCTGCACCTCACCGTGCGCCTGCCCAGCGAATACCCCGATGCCGCCATCGCCCAGGCCGCCCAGCGTTACGGCATCGCGCCCACCCCGCTGTCCGGCTTTGCGCTGCAACCGCAGCCGCAGGACAACGGGCTGGTGCTGGGCTACGGCAACACCTCGGCCGAGCTGTTTGCGCCACTGGTGCAGCGGCTGGGGGCGCTGGCGCGGGAACTGCGGGTGTAG
- the mdtA_2 gene encoding multidrug resistance protein MdtA codes for MSHQFSSPPNLRSLFRASVCCFGVAVVLAACSKPEPAPEPVRAVKVLTVAPSGMQATLEFAGEVRAQTESALGFRVAGKITRRQAELGQRVKVGQVLAQLDPKDYQLAADAARAQLASATTNRDLASADYKRYKELKEQNFISGAQLEQRESALKSAQAQVQQAQAQLSSQGNQAAYTQLVSDVAGVVTAVAAEPGQVVAAGAPVVRVARDGARDVVFVVPEDRVAAVTLGSAVEVRVWASKTTLEGKVREVAASADPVTRTFQVKVAINAKTAPGLGTTVSVLPKALSLVGTRVIKLPTSALKQEADGTTAVWLVDPATMTVRPQQVVVATADGNEAVIASGLQPGMQVVSAGVHVLTAGQKVSIYQQKPTPEQTGSAQEATESVVPPVAASASAAQ; via the coding sequence ATGTCTCATCAATTCTCGTCGCCGCCCAATCTGCGTTCCCTGTTCCGTGCCAGCGTGTGCTGCTTCGGCGTGGCGGTGGTGCTGGCTGCGTGTTCCAAGCCCGAGCCTGCGCCTGAGCCCGTCCGTGCCGTCAAGGTCCTGACCGTGGCCCCCAGTGGCATGCAGGCGACGCTGGAGTTTGCCGGTGAAGTGCGTGCGCAGACCGAGTCGGCCCTGGGTTTTCGGGTGGCGGGCAAGATCACCCGGCGCCAGGCCGAGCTGGGCCAGCGCGTCAAGGTGGGCCAGGTGCTGGCGCAGCTGGACCCCAAGGACTACCAGTTGGCCGCCGACGCGGCCCGCGCGCAACTGGCCTCGGCCACCACCAACCGCGACCTGGCCAGTGCCGACTACAAGCGTTACAAAGAGCTGAAAGAGCAGAACTTCATCAGCGGTGCCCAGCTGGAGCAGCGCGAGAGCGCCCTCAAATCGGCCCAGGCCCAGGTGCAGCAGGCGCAGGCGCAGCTGTCGTCCCAGGGCAACCAGGCGGCCTACACCCAGTTGGTCTCGGACGTGGCGGGGGTGGTCACCGCCGTGGCCGCCGAGCCGGGCCAGGTGGTGGCGGCCGGTGCGCCGGTGGTGCGCGTGGCCCGTGACGGGGCCCGCGACGTGGTGTTTGTGGTGCCGGAAGACCGGGTGGCGGCGGTGACGCTGGGCTCGGCGGTGGAGGTGCGGGTGTGGGCCAGCAAGACCACGCTGGAGGGCAAGGTGCGCGAAGTGGCGGCCAGCGCCGACCCGGTCACCCGTACCTTCCAGGTGAAGGTGGCGATCAATGCCAAGACCGCCCCTGGGCTGGGCACCACGGTAAGCGTGCTACCCAAGGCGCTAAGCCTTGTGGGCACGCGGGTCATCAAGCTGCCGACCAGCGCACTCAAGCAAGAGGCCGACGGCACCACAGCGGTGTGGCTGGTAGACCCTGCCACGATGACGGTCAGACCCCAGCAGGTGGTGGTGGCCACGGCGGATGGCAACGAGGCCGTGATTGCCAGCGGCTTGCAACCCGGCATGCAGGTGGTGTCCGCCGGTGTGCATGTGCTGACCGCGGGACAAAAGGTGTCTATTTACCAACAAAAACCGACTCCTGAGCAGACTGGATCAGCACAAGAAGCTACTGAAAGTGTAGTGCCACCCGTGGCTGCGTCCGCATCTGCCGCACAGTGA
- the tdh gene encoding L-threonine 3-dehydrogenase, protein MKAFVLDRYGKQGALRLADMPRPELRDDEVLVQVHAAGVNLLDSKIRDGAFKLILPYRLPLILGHDVAGVVVQVGPGVRQFRLGDEVYARADDFRIGSFAEYVPVREASLALKPKNLTMEEAASLPLVALTAWQVLVEKAGLQKGQKIFIQAGSGGVGTVAIQLAKHLGAVVATTTGTRNLALVQSLGADVAIDYKTQDFEDVLHGYDVVLNSQDGTTLAKSLRVLQSGGQLISISGPPDPAFGQRIGAPGFVRLLLRLLSAGIRRKAQRLGVDYGFLFMRADGSQLGEITRLVEAGAIHPVVDRVFMFEHTNEALAYVEAGRAKGKVVIKMK, encoded by the coding sequence ATGAAAGCATTTGTTCTCGACCGGTACGGCAAACAGGGCGCGCTGCGCCTGGCCGACATGCCGCGGCCCGAGCTGCGTGACGACGAGGTGCTGGTCCAGGTCCATGCCGCTGGCGTGAACCTGCTGGACTCCAAGATCCGGGACGGCGCGTTCAAGCTCATCCTGCCCTACCGCCTGCCGCTCATCTTGGGGCATGACGTGGCCGGGGTGGTGGTGCAGGTGGGCCCGGGTGTGCGGCAGTTCCGGCTGGGCGACGAAGTCTATGCGCGGGCGGATGATTTTCGGATCGGCAGCTTCGCCGAATATGTGCCGGTCAGGGAGGCATCCCTGGCGCTTAAGCCTAAAAACCTCACCATGGAAGAGGCCGCGTCCCTTCCCCTGGTAGCGTTGACGGCCTGGCAGGTGTTGGTGGAAAAGGCCGGGCTGCAGAAAGGGCAGAAGATCTTCATCCAGGCGGGCTCTGGCGGTGTCGGCACGGTGGCGATCCAATTGGCCAAGCACCTGGGCGCTGTGGTGGCCACGACCACGGGCACCCGCAATCTCGCGCTCGTACAAAGCCTGGGTGCCGATGTCGCCATCGACTACAAGACGCAGGACTTTGAGGATGTCTTGCACGGCTACGACGTGGTGCTGAACAGCCAGGACGGCACAACGCTGGCCAAATCCCTGCGCGTGCTCCAAAGCGGCGGCCAGCTCATCTCCATCTCCGGGCCGCCAGACCCTGCATTTGGCCAGCGCATAGGCGCACCGGGGTTTGTGCGGCTGCTCCTGCGGCTCTTGAGCGCGGGCATCCGGCGCAAGGCCCAGCGCCTGGGGGTGGACTACGGGTTCCTCTTTATGCGGGCGGACGGCAGCCAGCTGGGCGAGATCACCCGGCTCGTCGAGGCGGGTGCCATCCACCCCGTGGTGGACCGGGTCTTTATGTTCGAGCACACCAACGAGGCCCTGGCCTACGTGGAAGCGGGCCGTGCCAAAGGCAAGGTCGTCATCAAAATGAAGTAA
- the codAch2 gene encoding pterin deaminase: MLLSAVAIPPYLRGFASDAPPGQAFDVVLDGPLVARIQPVPGPVQGTLLSAFVDAHVHLDKNYAADSVGGAEGDLLTAIARMDHFLAGEGAPTLQARMERGLADAYACGSRALRTHLNWDGATPPPSLAVFTALQEAWRGRLELQWVSLIRLDFFADAVAADAAARAVREGGGVLAAFVYRNANIEALLHRVFTLAQRYGLALDFHVDEGLDADATGVHSIARLTQAFGLQGRVVCGHGCSLSAQPAAQAQATLALCAQAGVHLVALPTTNLYLQGAWDATPQERGITRLKEALALGVSASIATDNVADAFYPYGSYDLFDSFSLGVQMAHLAPAQDALATITTHPAAALGLAWDGRIASGCPADLVLLAARNGNALLTPQGRQRKVVRAGVVLSLN; this comes from the coding sequence ATGCTTCTTTCTGCCGTTGCCATCCCCCCGTACCTGCGCGGTTTTGCGTCCGACGCGCCGCCCGGCCAGGCCTTTGACGTGGTCTTGGACGGCCCGCTGGTCGCCCGCATCCAGCCTGTGCCCGGCCCGGTGCAGGGCACGCTGCTCAGCGCCTTCGTCGATGCCCACGTGCACCTGGACAAAAACTACGCCGCCGACAGCGTGGGCGGGGCTGAGGGCGATCTGCTCACCGCCATTGCCCGCATGGACCACTTTCTGGCCGGGGAGGGCGCGCCCACCCTGCAAGCCCGCATGGAGCGTGGCCTGGCAGATGCCTACGCCTGCGGCAGCCGCGCCCTGCGCACCCACTTGAACTGGGACGGTGCCACGCCGCCACCGTCCCTGGCGGTGTTCACCGCGCTGCAAGAAGCCTGGCGCGGGCGGCTGGAGCTGCAGTGGGTGTCGCTGATCCGGCTGGACTTTTTTGCCGATGCGGTTGCAGCCGATGCCGCTGCCCGGGCCGTGCGCGAGGGCGGCGGCGTGCTGGCGGCTTTTGTGTACCGCAATGCCAATATCGAGGCCCTGCTGCACCGCGTCTTCACCCTGGCCCAGCGCTACGGCCTGGCGCTGGACTTCCATGTGGACGAGGGGCTGGATGCCGATGCCACCGGCGTGCACAGCATCGCCCGGCTGACCCAGGCGTTTGGCCTGCAGGGCCGGGTGGTTTGCGGCCATGGCTGTTCGCTGTCGGCCCAGCCCGCAGCACAGGCGCAGGCCACCCTGGCCCTGTGCGCCCAGGCTGGCGTGCACCTGGTGGCGCTGCCCACCACCAATTTGTACCTGCAGGGCGCGTGGGATGCCACCCCGCAAGAGCGCGGCATTACCCGGCTCAAAGAGGCGCTGGCGCTGGGTGTGTCTGCGTCTATAGCTACCGATAACGTAGCAGACGCGTTCTACCCCTACGGCAGCTACGACCTGTTCGACAGCTTCAGCCTGGGCGTACAAATGGCCCACCTGGCCCCGGCGCAGGACGCGCTGGCCACCATCACCACCCACCCCGCCGCGGCGCTGGGCCTGGCCTGGGACGGGCGCATCGCCTCCGGCTGCCCGGCCGACCTGGTGTTGTTGGCCGCACGCAACGGCAACGCACTGCTCACGCCCCAGGGCCGCCAGCGCAAGGTGGTGCGGGCGGGAGTGGTCTTGTCATTGAATTAA
- the hpnC gene encoding hydroxysqualene synthase produces the protein MDHYENFPVASVLCPAHLRPPIAAIYWFARTADDLADEGDAPAAQRLADLAAFRADLADAAAGRSASSRWPQVFGPLQAAIAAWKLPEPLLADLLSAFKQDVIKNDEESGYADRAELLDYCQRSAAPVGRLLLHLYGVEDAQSLQHSDAICNALQLINFWQDLSRDLPRGRFYLPQDRSQHHGVDAAALAHNPQSPALTRLMEENLAWARALMRSGAPLVHRVPGRAGWELRLVVQGGLRILDKIEALGCATRHVRPTVGKADIPVMLWRALWM, from the coding sequence GTGGACCACTATGAAAATTTTCCGGTGGCATCGGTCTTGTGCCCGGCCCATTTGCGCCCGCCCATTGCCGCCATCTACTGGTTTGCGCGCACCGCAGACGACCTGGCCGACGAGGGCGATGCCCCGGCCGCCCAGCGGCTGGCCGACCTGGCCGCATTCAGAGCCGACCTGGCCGATGCCGCCGCGGGCCGCAGCGCGTCAAGCCGCTGGCCCCAGGTGTTCGGCCCCTTGCAGGCCGCCATCGCCGCCTGGAAGCTGCCCGAGCCGCTGCTGGCCGACCTGCTGAGCGCCTTCAAGCAAGACGTCATCAAAAATGATGAAGAAAGTGGTTATGCCGACCGCGCCGAGCTGCTGGACTACTGCCAACGCTCCGCCGCGCCCGTAGGCCGCCTGCTGCTGCACCTGTATGGTGTGGAGGACGCGCAGTCGCTGCAACACAGCGATGCCATTTGCAACGCCTTGCAACTCATCAACTTCTGGCAAGACCTGAGCCGGGACCTGCCGCGCGGCCGCTTCTACCTGCCGCAAGACCGCAGCCAGCACCATGGCGTGGATGCTGCCGCCCTGGCCCACAACCCCCAAAGCCCCGCCCTGACCCGCCTGATGGAAGAAAACCTGGCCTGGGCCCGTGCCCTGATGCGCAGCGGCGCGCCCCTGGTGCACCGCGTGCCGGGCCGTGCCGGGTGGGAGCTGCGCCTGGTGGTGCAAGGCGGCCTGCGCATCTTGGACAAGATTGAAGCCTTGGGTTGTGCCACCCGCCACGTCCGGCCCACGGTCGGCAAAGCCGACATCCCCGTGATGCTGTGGCGCGCGCTGTGGATGTAA
- the crtB gene encoding 15-cis-phytoene synthase translates to MTPEQYVQNKAASSGSSFYYAFLFLPKPRRAAITAFYAFCREVDDVVDEIADASVARTKLAWWQSEVANAYAGQPTHPVMKALMPLAADYQIEQRHLQAIIEGCHMDLEQTRYLDFPGLQRYCHLVAGVVGEVSARIFGQTDPATTAYAHTLGLAFQLTNIIRDVGEDALMGRIYLPVGELQQFDVKAHEILKRTYSDRFTALMRFQAQRAHALYEEAFAMLPAADRRAQKPGLMMASIYRTLLREIEADNFQVLHQRVSLTPLRKLWLAWKVQALNKL, encoded by the coding sequence ATGACCCCTGAGCAATACGTCCAAAACAAAGCCGCGTCTTCTGGCAGCAGCTTCTACTACGCCTTTCTATTCCTGCCCAAGCCGCGCCGGGCCGCCATCACCGCCTTTTATGCCTTCTGCCGCGAGGTGGATGACGTGGTGGACGAAATAGCCGATGCCAGCGTCGCCCGCACCAAATTAGCCTGGTGGCAAAGCGAAGTGGCCAACGCCTATGCGGGCCAACCCACGCACCCCGTGATGAAAGCCCTGATGCCGCTGGCCGCCGACTACCAGATCGAGCAACGCCACCTGCAGGCCATCATCGAAGGCTGCCACATGGACCTGGAGCAGACCCGCTACCTGGATTTCCCCGGCCTGCAGCGCTACTGCCACCTGGTGGCGGGCGTGGTGGGCGAGGTGTCGGCCCGCATCTTCGGCCAGACCGACCCCGCCACCACCGCCTACGCCCACACCCTGGGCCTGGCCTTCCAGCTCACCAACATCATCCGCGACGTGGGCGAAGACGCGCTGATGGGCCGCATCTACCTGCCGGTGGGCGAGCTGCAGCAGTTCGACGTAAAAGCCCACGAGATCCTCAAGCGCACCTACTCCGACCGCTTCACCGCCCTGATGCGCTTCCAGGCCCAGCGCGCGCACGCCCTGTACGAAGAAGCCTTTGCCATGCTGCCCGCAGCCGACCGCCGCGCCCAGAAGCCGGGCCTGATGATGGCCAGCATCTACCGCACCCTGCTGCGCGAGATCGAGGCCGACAACTTCCAGGTGCTGCACCAGCGCGTCAGCCTCACGCCGCTGCGCAAGCTCTGGCTGGCTTGGAAGGTCCAAGCCTTGAACAAACTATGA